The Quercus robur chromosome 7, dhQueRobu3.1, whole genome shotgun sequence genome has a segment encoding these proteins:
- the LOC126690830 gene encoding (+)-borneol dehydrogenase 1-like, with protein sequence MAKRLDGKVAIVTGGANGIGASTVFLFHEHGAKVVVADIEDNLGQKIADKLGENVSYVHCDVTNEDDICNLIDTTVAKHGQLDIMYNNAGIMDSGSVFGRILDTKKSDLERVISVNLVGSFLGAKHAARVMVPQRKGCILFTSSAATAIAGISSHAYAASKCAIVGVAKGLAAELGQYGIRVNCVSPFAVLGTGISGERSEADVSKAEFVLSNHVGNLKGQILKAEDVARAALYLASDEANYISGLNLLVDGGYSVVNPNMRNILSASMG encoded by the exons ATGGCAAAAAG GCTAGATGGCAAAGTCGCAATTGTAACTGGTGGGGCAAACGGCATTGGAGCAAGTACTGTGTTCCTCTTCCATGAACATGGTGCCAAGGTTGTCGTTGCTGATATAGAAGATAACCTAGGCCAAAAAATTGCAGATAAGCTTGGGGAAAATGTTAGCTACGTCCATTGTGATGTGACAAATGAAGATGATATCTGCAATCTTATTGACACCACCGTTGCCAAACATGGACAACTCGATATAATGTATAACAATGCAGGCATCATGGACAGCGGTAGCGTATTTGGGAGAATTCTGGATACAAAGAAGTCAGATCTAGAGCGAGTTATTAGCGTGAACTTGGTTGGCTCTTTCCTAGGAGCCAAACATGCCGCAAGGGTTATGGTACCACAGCGCAAAGGATGCATACTATTTACTTCTAGTGCAGCCACAGCAATAGCAGGAATTTCAAGTCATGCTTATGCAGCCTCAAAGTGTGCAATTGTGGGGGTAGCTAAAGGCTTGGCAGCTGAGCTTGGCCAATATGGTATAAGAGTAAATTGTGTGTCTCCATTTGCAGTCTTGGGGACTGGTATATCTGGAGAGAGGAGTGAAGCTGATGTATCTAAAGCAGAATTCGTGCTAAGTAATCATGTTGGTAATCTAAAGGGACAAATTCTCAAGGCAGAAGATGTAGCGCGAGCTGCACTTTACTTGGCTAGCGATGAAGCAAATTATATAAGCGGGCTCAATCTTTTGGTAGATGGAGGATATAGTGTGGTGAATCCTAACATGAGGAATATTTTAAGCGCCTCCATGGGTTAA